The genomic stretch ttccactgtcgcttcatgcttgctcagtatgagggattgctgcaaagccatggacaatgcagacgactctccatgtagctctacgcttctccaggagtgaatgctgcttgtcgggactttgaagcaatcaactggttccatttttttccatttttgtacaatctgtataatatgattgattttgactttgtaaagtgcctcgagatgacatgtttcatgaactgaaAATTGAAAGTGGTTCCACAAAGTACTGGATTAGaaggactgaatacaaatgatgCCACACTGCTCTGATTTTTATTGGCAATATCCTCTCCTATCCACCTCACGATTATGAACcaccttgtgttggtctgtcgcataaccccccccccccccccccccccaaaagaaaaTACACTGAAGCTGGTGATTGTATTGTGACTAAATGTGACATAGGTCAACTGGAGTGAATCCGGTGGCAGGGACCTGCGCACAGCATCagacagaaaatgtatttaggtTGGCTGTGAAATAGAATGGATATATTTTGGGTCAACAATGGCTGCTAAAGCTCCCAATTAGGCTATAAATGTTAAAAGTGATGATTTAAAGACTAAACATACAGAACATTCTTAAATGTCAGTCGGACGCGGGGCGCTCCAAGTTCATCTAGGAAACCCCCGCCCTATGTGCAAATGTTCTGGGATAGTGACTGTGTGGTGGCGGACATCGCCGTTTCAGAAACACCGACCTGAACCCTGAGATCTGTCATCTGGGAAAGCAGGTCCTTGAACAAGTCTCGGTCCGCCGCAGGGAGCTCCGCGGACAACACCACCCCCACGTAGTAACCCGGAGCGGGCGCCATCATGTCGGGGAACATGAAAACCCCGGTGTTGCACAGGAGCACCGGAGAGTCCACAGACATGAGCGGGTAGATCCAGTCACACACctaccaagaaaaaaaaaaaggggacagTCAGGAAAACGCCTCGAAATGGCATAAAACATAATGCCCCGACAGATGATGAGACGGTCCTGAACTGTAACAGAATGAAAACTCTGATTAGTtcctattaccatctaatgtagaacagattactggatcaatatgtgcttctgtgcttgtttcgtctctcttgttgtgtctctgctctgtcttctgtaaccccagtcggtcgaggcagatgaccattcttactgagcccggttctgctggaggtttttcttcccgttaatggggagtttttcttcccactgtcgcttcatgcttgctcagtatgagggattgcagcaaagccatgtacaatgcagacgactctccctgtggctctacgcttctccaggagtgaatgctgcttgtcgggactttgaagcaatcaactggttcccttatataggacatttttgaccaatctgtataatatgattgaacttgactttgtaaagtgccttgagatcacatgtttcatgaattggcgatatataaataaaatttaatttaattaaaagcatGCAGTTAATCTATGCCAAAGACACAACATTGCAACTTTACATGGACGTGTTTATAAAAAGGAGCAAATGGGGCCGAGCAGAGAACACTGCTGTCCTCTGATTGCTGCGTGTCTAACAAGATTACAGGGCACACCAGTGTAAGCGGGCTTTATATCATTAACCCCACTCATGTGAATCACTGATGTCATCCAGCGGAACAGGAGGATACCTGGGAAATTCCCGTTCCAAAGCTAAAATTCCCGCCTCACGGCCCAGCAGGACAGAGGTGGAGAAATAgcacaaaaataacttaaacgTGCGTTCCACTTCTTAAGAGCTGAACCGCTCTGGGCTCTCGGCAATAACCTGAACTCGTATGTTCACATCGGTTTTTAATAGTTTCTTTCTCATCGCAGGCTGTACTGTGTACAGAGCCTGTACAGCGTGTTAAATTAATCAATTCAGCGGTTCAAAGATCTGAGAACCTTTAATCAAAAAGCCAATAATGTTGGCTGCATGTACGCAGGACCTGCCTGGCTGTTTACCTTTGTTATTATCATTCACGGACTCTGgatgcttagaaaaaaaaactacttcttCCATGTGCTGCTAATCAGAGCTCTACGATCCAGATTTGGACCTCTAATCTAAAATGAAATTTGATTTAGAAGCCGCTCTGAGTCTAGCGGCTCAGCTTGTCCGAAGCGTTCAGGTCGGAGCTGAGCTTCGTCTAAACTGCATTTACAGCTTCTCTGTCACAACGAGCTGCAAAAGGAGAATCCCAACGACGCAGCATGCAGCGATCAAGGACAACGGCGGCGCAGGTCTAATCCTGACCCGGGTGACATCATCGCAGACGGGGGATTACGACGCTCACATGACCGCGTTTAGCGGGGGGACAAAAGGATGTGGATCATTAACGAGCCGATCTCCGGCCTCGGTCGAACAGATCTTAGCCGAGTGAGGTCAAAGGGCACAAGAATGGCTGAAATCAGACGCTGACTCAGCAGTCTTGTTTGTTTCGCCTCTGTTGCATCAGACATGATGAAGGTGCCCTgtcgtcatcatcatcttcGAAAGGCTTTCTGCAAAAGAAGGTTTTCTGCCTCCGTCCTACCTGCAGGAATGCCGGCGGTCTGCTGGGCGTCCTGTCAGAGAGCTCGCCGGTGAACCTCACCAGCCGCAGGTAGCCCGGGTACGACGGAGCGCTCACTTGGCCTTCGGGCGTGACGAAGAATATCTGGACGCCTTGAGGGATGTACAGCAGCTCCTCTCCGTCTTCGCCCACGCTCTCGGGGGCCGACGATGAGGTGGACGTACGGCTGTAGAAGTCGTCCCCGACCAGCGACATCTCCCCCGACTCCGTCCCGTAGGAGATGGAGACGTGGCCGTCGGCCGCCTGCGGGGAGTAGGCCGGCGGGCGCTCGGCGGGGGCCCCCGGGCCGCGGCTGGGGGCCAGGCTCGGCCTTTGGGGCCTCTCTTTGGCGTCGACGAGCTTCGGGTAGAGATCCCCAGCGGACGCGGGACCCTGCGGGGGCGCCGACGCGAGGTCAGAGCTGGTCTCCAGCACGGCGAGGCGGGTGGTGATGTTGTTCAGCGTCTCCTGCATCTTCTGCTGCATCTGACGGGCCGAGTCCCAGGAGCCGCCGACGCACTCCTCCCCCCCGGAGGGCACGCTGATGCCCCTGAGAAGATGCTGGCGGCCTCGTTTGTAGAGCCCCAGGGCCCGGGACTTCTCCCCGGCCTCGTCCGCCGACAGTCCTTCGTTGAGGCACTCGAAGGCTCTCTCGTAGCCATCTTTGATCACTTGGAGTCTGGCATTGTCAAAAGCCTCTTGTTTGGCCTTTTCCATTCCCTCTGACACAAAAGGCAATAGGTTTAGCAGCGGAAACAGTCAGGCAAAGAGCAATGTTAAGACAAAAACGGGTCTAGTTCAAGAAGATGTGGTAACTTTTAATCCTTATTTAGGGCTACAGCTTGTCAACACTTTACTCTACTAGATCTTTAGAAACATGCCCCGAATAAAGCTCTAGTTCAAGAAGATGTGGTAACTTTTAATCCTTATCTAGGGCTACAGCTTGTCAACACTTTACTCTACTAGATCTTTAGAAACATGCCCTGAATAAAGCTCTAGTTCAAGAAGACGTGGTGACTTTTAATCCTTATTTAGGGCTACAGCTTGTCAACACTTTACTGAACTAGATCTTCAGAAAGGTGCCCTGAATAAAGCTCTAGTTCAAGAAGACGTGGTAACTTTTAATCCTTATTTAGGACTACAGCTTGTCAACACTTTACTGAACTAGATCTTCAGAAAGGTGCCCTGAATAAAGCTCTAGTTCAAGAAGACGTGGTGACTTTTAATCCTTATTTAGGGCTACAGCTTGTCAACACTTTACTTTACTAGATTTTCAGAAACATGCCCTGAATAATGCTTCCAATCTTATCGACACAGCCTCTGTGACTTAGACTGTCTTATACGTGAAATGTTCCCATTAGTATCTCTAAATGCTGAATCCTGCCGGTTAAAGGCGAGCTAACTTCTCTGCATGAACACATAAACAAGGCCGGTTGAAAGCACCTGGATTCCAGTCGGTCAAGCCCACATTAACGATCCAAACAACACCGACAACTCTGCTAAGTTGGCGGCTAACACGTCCCGGTGAGTTTTGCTAGCAGGCGTATAGCTTCTTACCGTGAGCGGCTCGGCTGTCAGAGAACAGCCCGGTTAGCAATGAAAGGCGTTCAGTTTAACGTTTGTTCCGGTGCTAGCTTCACCAACACGCCTGTCTGCTGAACGTACGCAGGTTCTGCTTGTCTGACGACTCCCCGAAAGTCAAGAGCTGTGTTTGCACGTCGGAGCACGTATGTCATCATGACCCTTCGAAGCAAAGTCCTGCCGTGACATGAAAACTCCGCACCGGGGTTTGCTTTTATTGTGGAAGTATCGGTGGGAAGTGGTGATAGACCATACGGTTGGAAAATTGGCAACGTGTGGTTCTCAGTTTCTGATTgtggccactagatggcggtagaCAGCAACAAATATTTCTCTcgctcatacacacacacacacttctacAACAAGCAAACAGAAAGTGAAATGAATACAACGGGAAAAAATAGCTATATAAAGGTGAGAGAACTTCCGATGAACAAATGCCAAATGCTGTAATCTTTTATTTATAGATACATGATCCATGTGCAAAACTGGATGGACAGTAAAGGGTGCTGGTCCCTGGTGTCTACTGCCACCTTGTGGTTGTCACAgacacatctatctatctatctaaaaaaaatatatataaaaaaataacaataattaaaatcaagctgtttcacgttaagctcccgctgtattgagaaaaaatcaggggtctgcaacctgcagttccagagccacaattggctctttggcttacttaatgttttaaacgatgaaatgttgacctgttaagtcccccccccccccccccccaaatcttttgttctgtgtgaaaaaacactggccccaccctgaccccccctgctacatttggtctagaacccccactgaccgtactggcttgatgaaactctgcctcattcacaaataaggccaacatggatagaataataatctgtagtgttttttatcgcctggatgtgaatctgataattcatattgtgtcttttataatcaactacaatatatatatatattttttaaattcaggaaacaaagatttctcttccaggttccagtcagccacgcctccaaccacgccccccataattaacataatttcactcttaatttttataaaagttgaggtctatctatctatctatctatctatctatctatctatctatctatctatctatctatctatctatctatatatatatatatatataaatttatagatatatatatatatataaatatatatatatatatatatatatatatatatatatatatatatatatatatatatatacacagagagagagagagagagagagagagagagagagagagagagagagagagagagagagatccaaAATTGCTTTAAGCAtggatttaaataaatcaaagtgaGTCAAATGATGAAGTTCAGCCTAGATGGTAAATTTGAATCAATTCCCTGTTATAGTAAATAACAGGgaacagacagatagatagatagatagatagatagatagatagatagatagatagatagatagatagatagatagatagatagatagatagatagatagatagatagatagatagatagatagatagatagatagatagatagatagatagatagatagatagatagatagatagaaaaacaaagacatctttaaatgtttctggCACTTTCTGGCACTCTTTGTCAACAAGCATTACCAATGCTGACGATGTTCTGTTTCCACGTGTCTCTCAGAGAACAGGATGTTACGACTTTACTGCACCGTCTGAACTTTACAGTTATGGACCACCCATAGTTGAAACCACCTGATGTTTGCTCATGAAGACCTTAACTTGCTTCAGGCCACAGCGGAACGTTTCTCAAAACGTAGTACAGTTATGTacttactgtaaaataaaaggataaagaaAGATTTTGGAATCAACACAAATGCACTATAACCTTTCTGACGTATGTTTAAgctgaagtttgttttttgtacagaTATAGTCTGATTTCAAGATGTGTCAAATCCTGTCCTAAAGATGTCTGGTCAAATAGCACAATGTGTGTGGTCTGAATAAATTAAAACCCTTAGAAATATAGAAATATCATATCAATATATTAAGTCACAGCATGGAAACAATGTGGTTTCAATATCTTCTGAGAGCGCCACTAATAACCAATAAATGAACCTTTCATAGGAAGTTGGCCATTGGGTATTGAAACTCATATGGACAATAAAATCAGCCTGAATATTTAACTGCAGAAGTGTTAGAAGTAACTGATCCAGTGCCTATTTGTTCTCCTCATTGCCACCAGATTTTTCTGTGATAACCGCTTTGAGCCTGAAGACACACATGTGATAAACATCAGTCTCCTCGCTCTCGTCTCCACTTTGACAGATTTCCAGCATTCATC from Fundulus heteroclitus isolate FHET01 chromosome 18, MU-UCD_Fhet_4.1, whole genome shotgun sequence encodes the following:
- the spartb gene encoding spartin b isoform X1, whose translation is MEKAKQEAFDNARLQVIKDGYERAFECLNEGLSADEAGEKSRALGLYKRGRQHLLRGISVPSGGEECVGGSWDSARQMQQKMQETLNNITTRLAVLETSSDLASAPPQGPASAGDLYPKLVDAKERPQRPSLAPSRGPGAPAERPPAYSPQAADGHVSISYGTESGEMSLVGDDFYSRTSTSSSAPESVGEDGEELLYIPQGVQIFFVTPEGQVSAPSYPGYLRLVRFTGELSDRTPSRPPAFLQVCDWIYPLMSVDSPVLLCNTGVFMFPDMMAPAPGYYVGVVLSAELPAADRDLFKDLLSQMTDLRVQPPDEAADSVNLSQKVSIPAPEDATPAGDETEEGKALPEWSEKVASGILTGASWLSWGLVKGAEYTGKAIQKGASKLREHITPEDKPTDVSTTVTKSLHVAKQATGGAVKVSQFLVDGVCTVAGCVGRELAPHVKKHGGKLIPESMKKDKDGRSNIDGAMVVAASGVQGFATVWNGLESAAKDITTNVAAETVTTIKHKYGSAAGQATDNAVHSAINVGITAFNIDNLGIKAMVKRTGKQTAQAILEDYKLQEKPQNGKEVEKLTK
- the spartb gene encoding spartin b isoform X2 is translated as MEKAKQEAFDNARLQVIKDGYERAFECLNEGLSADEAGEKSRALGLYKRGRQHLLRGISVPSGGEECVGGSWDSARQMQQKMQETLNNITTRLAVLETSSDLASAPPQGPASAGDLYPKLVDAKERPQRPSLAPSRGPGAPAERPPAYSPQAADGHVSISYGTESGEMSLVGDDFYSRTSTSSSAPESVGEDGEELLYIPQGVQIFFVTPEGQVSAPSYPGYLRLVRFTGELSDRTPSRPPAFLQVCDWIYPLMSVDSPVLLCNTGVFMFPDMMAPAPGYYVGVVLSAELPAADRDLFKDLLSQMTDLRVQPPDEAADSVNLSQKVSIPAPEDATPAGDETEEGKALPEWSEKVASGILTGASWLSWGLVKGAEYTGKAIQKGASKLREHITPEDKPTDVSTTVTKSLHVAKQATGGAVKVSQFLVDGVCTVAGCVGRELAPHVKKHGGKLIPESMKKDKDGRSNIDGAMVVAASGVQGFATVWNGLESAAKDITTNVAAETVTTIKHKYRGLQNIFDTSNGKDNNSS